From a single Nicotiana tomentosiformis chromosome 2, ASM39032v3, whole genome shotgun sequence genomic region:
- the LOC104095079 gene encoding serine/threonine-protein kinase 12-like yields MHTLNFCSKSKDRLLRDMESPLVIMRHKESSDIGRLDMQLIGTFLSFASRGDRVGLNQMLRQGISPNVQDYDKRTALHLAASEGHASIVELLLAYKADVNLNDRWRRTPLTDAKLYGHRDICRILEVYGGKDSNSDHPLTVRREEDSIEVNIDISELNLQHSSIIEQGLFGESEKVKWRGTWVVKTVIKRVFSAKVNTLLRELRHPNILQFLGSIVHGDEMILITEYLPKGNLQDILRKRLDPPTALRYALDIARGMNYLHRHRPLPIVHKNLHPKNLLLDEGGHLKIGEYWVQILDNRIYANQDCCQLNNGCNFISHLSHDISKDIYSFGVIFYQMLEGRQITDRNSDLEKKLYTGRYPSRILQLIEDCTSTVPSTRPSFATVIEILEEVSLLSRKAGCPPCNKSKSPK; encoded by the exons ATGCATACTTTGAACTTTTGTTCTAAGAGTAAAGATCGATTGTTGAGAGATATGGAGAGTCCATTAGTAATTATGCGGCATAAAGAATCATCAGATATTGGGCGTTTAGACATGCAGCTGATAGGGACTTTCTTGAGTTTCGCGTCAAGGGGTGACAGAGTTGGGCTAAACCAGATGTTGAGGCAGGGTATTTCTCCCAATGTGCAGGACTATGATAAACGAACTGCTCTCCATCTTGCTGCTAGTGAAGGCCACGCCTCTATTGTTGAGCTTCTTTTGGCTTACAAGGCTGATGTTAATCTCAATGATAGGTGGCGACGCACC CCCTTGACAGATGCGAAACTGTATGGGCATCGCGACATATGCAGGATCCTTGAGGTCTATGGTGGCAAGGATTCCAACAGTGATCATCCTTTG ACTGTTCGGCGTGAAGAGGATTCGATTGAAGTGAATATTGACATATCTGAACTGAACTTGCAGCACTCATCAATCATTGAGCAG GGTTTATTCGGTGAGTCGGAAAAGGTCAAATGGCGTGGAACGTGGGTGGTCAAAACAGTAATCAAAAG GGTGTTCTCTGCAAAGGTCAATACTTTGCTGAGGGAACTTCGACATCCAAATATTCTACAGTTTCTTGGATCAATTGTGCATGGAGACGAAATGATCTTGATCACTGAGTATTTGCCAAAA GGGAACTTGCAAGATATTTTGAGAAAGCGCCTTGACCCCCCAACTGCTTTGCGTTATGCACTTGACATTGCTAG GGGAATGAATTACCTCCATCGGCACAGGCCTTTGCCTATAGTTCACAAAAACTTGCATCCGAA GAACTTGTTACTAGATGAAGGTGGCCACTTGAAGATCGGTGAATATTGGGTTCAAATATTAGATAACCGGATATATGCAAATCAAGACTGTT GCCAATTAAACAATGGATGTAACTTTATCAGCCATTTGTCTCATGACATTAGCAAAGATATTTATTCATTTGGTGTCATCTTTTATCAG ATGCTGGAAGGAAGACAAATAACTGACAGGAATTCTGATTTGGAGAAAAAGTTGTATACAGGTCGATATCCCAGCAGAATTCTTCA GTTAATTGAGGACTGCACCAGCACAGTTCCTTCTACGAGACCATCATTTGCTACTGTCATAGAAATCCTAGAAGAGGTTTCTTTATTATCAAGAAAAGCAGGTTGTCCGCCGTGTAACAAAAGCAAAAGCCCTAAGTAA